From Pseudomonas hormoni:
TCGTCCTCCAGCCACTCGACCTCGGCGACGGTCAACTGATCGCGCTGAACCTCGGTGCGCAACACATGGAAACGCCGTCCGCCCTGCACCCGAATGCCCAGCAGACCGTTGTCCTGCTGCTTGAAATCAGTGATCCGCGCTTCACACCCGACCAGCGCATAACCCGCCGGGGCGATGCCGACCTCTTCTCCGTCGAGAATGCACACCACGCCGAAGCCGCCGCCCTGTTTCATGCAGCGGCTGATCATGTCCAGGTAGCGCGCCTCGAAGATCTGCAAGTCGAGGATGCAGCCAGGAAACAACACCGTGTTCAGCGGGAAAAGCGGCAAGCTCATAGACATTTCCTTACACCACCATCGACACCGCCAACGGCAGGAACACCGCCGTGGCCACGCCCATCAGACTCATTGCCAGCGCCGCAAAGGCGCCGCATTCTTCACTTTCCTGCATGGCCACCGCGGTGCCAACGGCATGGGCGGTCATGCCCAGCGCCATGCCGCGCGCCTCGGGGCTGTGGACGCCGAGCCGGTTCAGCAGGCTCGGCCCAAAGATCGCTCCGATCACGCCGGTAATCAATACGAACACCGCCGCCAGCGCCGCGACACCCCCAATCTGCTCGGCCACCAGCATGGCAATCGGCGAGGTCACCGACTTCGGCGCCATGGTCATCAGGATCATGTGTTCGGCACCGAACGACCAACCCAGCAACACGCCCATGCCGGTGGCGACGACACCGCCTATCACCAGCGTAGTAAATATCGGCCAGAACAACTGCCGGATCCGCCGCAGATTGAGGTAAAGCGGCACAGCCAGCGCGACCGTGGCCGGGCCGAGCAAAATACTGAGGATCTCGGTGCTTTTGCGGTACTCGGCGTACGTCAGGCCGCAGCCCACCAAAACGCCAATCACCAGCAACATGGAGACCAGCACCGGCTGCAGAAAGATCCAGCGGGTTTTCTCGAACGCCGCGAGCACCAGTTGATAGGCGCCGAGGGTGATGCCGATGCCGAACAACGGATGATGAATCACCGACGCCCAGGCGCCTTGCCAGTCAAAAATCATTGCGGGTCCTCGCGGTGCGCGTGGCGCTTGACCATGCGCTGCATCAGCACACCGGCGAACGCCATGGACAACAGCAGCGACAATACCAGCGCACCCACAATGGCCCAGAAGTCCGCGGCAATGTCCTTGGCGTAAACCATCACGCCCACGGCCGGCGGCACCAGCAGCAACGGCAGGTAACGCAGCAAGCTGCTCGCGGCGAGGTTCAGCGGTTCGCCCACCTGGCCACGACAGATCAGGTACACCAGCAGAAGCAGCAGGCCAATAATCGGCCCCGGCAGCACCGGCAAAAACAAATGATTGATGGCTGTGCCCAGCAATTGGAACAACACCAGCCAGGTCAGGCCACGTAACAACATCCGTCCTCTCCCCTGCAAATTCGCTCCCGGCATTATAAGCATGCCAACACTATGGACCGGCATTCGCCAAAAGCATGGTCAGTTGACCGGAGCAATTTGCCATGTTGATCTAAAGTGGTAATCCGGGAGGTCAAATCCCCCCACCTCAAAACTATAAAACCGATGAACCCAAGGAGAGTCTCAATGCCCTATGTTCCCGTTGCAGAGCTCAAAGATTATGTCGGCAAGGAACTTGGACGTTCCGATTGGCTTACCATCGATCAGGAGCGCATCAACCTGTTCGCCGAAGCCACAGGGGACTATCAGTTCATCCATGTCGACCCGGTCAAAGCCGCGCAAACGCCATTTGGCAGTACCATTGCCCACGGTTTCCTGTCGCTGTCGCTGATCCCCAAACTGATGGAGAACATCCTCATCCTGCCTGAAGGGGCAAAGATGGTGATCAACTATGGTCTGGATAGCGTTCGTTTCATCCAGCCAGTGAAGGTCAATTCCAGGGTTCGCCTCAAGGTCGACATGAACGAAGTCACCGAGAAGAAACCCGGCCAATGGCTGCTCAAAGCCACCGCCACGCTCGAGATTGAAGGTTCGGACAAACCGGCCTTTATCGCCGAGCCGCTGTCGCTCTGCTTCGTGTAAACCCTCCCGGATGCGAAGCAGCTCATGCTGTTTCGCGACCTCTCTCTATTTAAGGTCATAGAGCTGCGGCATACTCGGTCGCCTAATTGCCCGGATCCCGCTATGCGCTCACTTGCACTCATTGCCTTGACCCTGATGCTCACCGCTTGCGGCGACGGCGAATCGCTGTTGCCTCCCGACGCCCGCCTGCCGGACGGTGGACGCTATCGCGGTGATTTGGTCAACGGCTTGCTGCAAGGCCAGGGCCGCGTCGATTACCCGAACGGCAGCTGGTACGCCGGCAGTTTCGACAAGGGCCAGTGGCATGGCCAGGGCGAATGGCACGGCAGCAACGGCGAAGTGTATCGCGGGAGTTTCAACCTGGGATTGTTCGACGGCCAGGGCACGCTGACCACCAGCGGCAGCAGCTACACCGGCGGCTTCAAAGCGGGTCGGCGCGAAGGCGAAGGCACCCTCAAAGAAAACGGCATGACCTACCGCGGCGAATTCAAGGCCGATCAATATTCGGGGCTCGGCCGTCTGGAACTCGATGACGGCAGTTCGTACCAAGGTCAGTTCGCCCATGGCAAACCCAATGGCGAAGGCCAGCGCGGCGACGGCAGCGGCAATCAGTTCA
This genomic window contains:
- a CDS encoding LON peptidase substrate-binding domain-containing protein, which codes for MSLPLFPLNTVLFPGCILDLQIFEARYLDMISRCMKQGGGFGVVCILDGEEVGIAPAGYALVGCEARITDFKQQDNGLLGIRVQGGRRFHVLRTEVQRDQLTVAEVEWLEDEPEQPLQDEDADLVALLKALAEHPMVEALNMGTEATGQQSLANQLAYLLPFAEVDKIDLLQLDDPQQRLDAIQALLDELQGELFA
- a CDS encoding LrgB family protein produces the protein MIFDWQGAWASVIHHPLFGIGITLGAYQLVLAAFEKTRWIFLQPVLVSMLLVIGVLVGCGLTYAEYRKSTEILSILLGPATVALAVPLYLNLRRIRQLFWPIFTTLVIGGVVATGMGVLLGWSFGAEHMILMTMAPKSVTSPIAMLVAEQIGGVAALAAVFVLITGVIGAIFGPSLLNRLGVHSPEARGMALGMTAHAVGTAVAMQESEECGAFAALAMSLMGVATAVFLPLAVSMVV
- a CDS encoding CidA/LrgA family protein, whose protein sequence is MLLRGLTWLVLFQLLGTAINHLFLPVLPGPIIGLLLLLVYLICRGQVGEPLNLAASSLLRYLPLLLVPPAVGVMVYAKDIAADFWAIVGALVLSLLLSMAFAGVLMQRMVKRHAHREDPQ
- a CDS encoding MaoC family dehydratase, producing MPYVPVAELKDYVGKELGRSDWLTIDQERINLFAEATGDYQFIHVDPVKAAQTPFGSTIAHGFLSLSLIPKLMENILILPEGAKMVINYGLDSVRFIQPVKVNSRVRLKVDMNEVTEKKPGQWLLKATATLEIEGSDKPAFIAEPLSLCFV